In one Flammeovirga yaeyamensis genomic region, the following are encoded:
- a CDS encoding dipeptidase, whose translation MKKYTLLPLLCGLFVLFTSSSPLSDRAKTWKASDKAKKFVKETISLDFYASPYGVGWNKPEHLHDYIDRAMETGITGASATLAATYFTWEDWIKEYNVWRSTMLQTPDKFVFVHHVEDIHRAHKEGKYAMIFNSQTTSILNGDLTKIAALRGMGVSSMQLVYNGAYRTGDGVMRYYKGKDGGLTDWGKKVLDEMVKQGIIVDLSHTGRNTAVDISNYMLEKYPGVPFVYTHSLPEGLYKNLPDATERGCCRNITDEQAKLAAKSGGVVSPTFTEWMMDGVWPDDISPVHCADMIDYYVKLIGEDHVGIATDDMFTLDILMGFVKQNAASYDDDGYMVNAFNKGADGCGELAKILPAVTDELWKRGYTDEQIKKIYGGNVMRVYKKVWK comes from the coding sequence ATGAAAAAATACACTCTCTTACCACTATTATGTGGACTATTTGTTTTATTTACTTCATCTTCCCCTTTGAGTGATCGAGCAAAAACTTGGAAAGCATCTGATAAGGCTAAAAAGTTTGTGAAAGAAACCATTTCACTTGATTTTTATGCATCACCTTATGGTGTGGGTTGGAACAAACCAGAACATCTGCATGACTACATTGATAGAGCAATGGAAACAGGGATTACAGGTGCTTCAGCTACTTTGGCAGCCACTTATTTTACCTGGGAAGATTGGATCAAAGAGTACAATGTTTGGAGATCAACCATGTTGCAGACACCAGATAAGTTTGTATTTGTGCATCATGTAGAGGATATTCATAGAGCACATAAAGAAGGAAAATATGCCATGATCTTTAATTCTCAAACAACTTCTATTTTAAATGGCGATCTTACTAAAATTGCTGCTTTAAGAGGAATGGGTGTTTCGAGTATGCAATTGGTATATAATGGTGCTTATCGTACAGGCGATGGTGTAATGCGTTATTATAAAGGAAAAGATGGAGGCTTAACCGATTGGGGAAAGAAAGTATTGGACGAGATGGTTAAGCAAGGTATTATTGTCGATTTAAGTCATACGGGACGTAATACGGCAGTAGATATTTCGAATTACATGTTAGAGAAGTATCCTGGTGTTCCTTTTGTATATACTCATTCTCTACCAGAAGGTTTGTACAAAAACTTACCGGATGCCACGGAAAGAGGTTGCTGCAGAAACATTACAGACGAACAAGCAAAATTAGCTGCTAAGTCTGGAGGTGTTGTTAGCCCAACATTTACAGAATGGATGATGGATGGTGTTTGGCCTGACGATATTTCTCCAGTACACTGTGCCGATATGATCGATTATTATGTGAAATTAATAGGAGAAGATCATGTAGGAATTGCAACTGATGATATGTTTACTTTAGATATTCTAATGGGTTTTGTAAAACAAAACGCAGCCTCTTATGATGACGATGGATATATGGTCAATGCATTTAACAAAGGAGCTGATGGCTGTGGAGAATTGGCTAAAATTTTACCAGCAGTAACGGACGAGTTATGGAAAAGAGGTTATACGGATGAGCAGATCAAAAAAATCTACGGAGGTAATGTGATGCGTGTCTATAAAAAAGTCTGGAAATAA
- a CDS encoding family 16 glycosylhydrolase → MQTNQFLLTFFGLCFLGVISVNAQNLTIPPKNYVDTVAIENAVERVNNKFPLSDQNNDGQWKLLKKFSDEFDGKAVNEKRWYPNNPKWKGRQPTYFHGSNVAIENGEAVFRINKHGEEELPEGYTHTSGFIKSKNKFLYGYFEAEMQLMDAPWVSGFWMTNVSQDWWTEIDICENDPGVEYNRHDLNSNIHVFRAPEDQGNVTEHFSRTKKYYIPVELQKDYHVWGLEWTKEYIRFYIDGVLFREAENTHWHQPLEVNFNNESNKWFGALPDDNRLNEEFRVKYFRVWESKQQ, encoded by the coding sequence ATGCAAACAAACCAATTTTTATTGACCTTCTTCGGTCTTTGTTTTTTAGGAGTGATATCAGTAAATGCTCAAAATTTAACGATACCACCAAAAAATTATGTGGATACAGTAGCGATAGAAAATGCTGTTGAAAGAGTAAACAATAAATTCCCACTTTCAGATCAGAACAACGATGGGCAATGGAAATTGTTGAAGAAATTCTCTGATGAGTTCGATGGAAAAGCAGTCAATGAAAAAAGATGGTATCCAAACAATCCGAAGTGGAAGGGACGTCAGCCAACGTATTTCCATGGAAGTAATGTGGCCATAGAAAATGGTGAAGCAGTGTTTAGAATCAATAAGCATGGAGAGGAAGAATTACCAGAAGGATATACACATACCTCTGGCTTTATTAAAAGTAAGAACAAGTTTTTATATGGTTATTTTGAAGCAGAAATGCAATTAATGGATGCTCCTTGGGTATCGGGTTTTTGGATGACAAACGTAAGCCAAGATTGGTGGACTGAGATCGATATTTGTGAAAATGACCCTGGAGTTGAATACAATAGACACGATTTAAATTCAAATATTCACGTATTTAGAGCACCTGAAGATCAAGGAAACGTAACAGAACATTTCTCAAGAACGAAGAAATATTACATACCTGTGGAATTGCAGAAAGATTATCATGTTTGGGGTTTGGAGTGGACAAAAGAATACATCCGTTTTTATATTGATGGAGTATTATTTAGAGAAGCAGAGAACACACATTGGCATCAACCACTTGAAGTAAACTTCAATAACGAATCAAACAAATGGTTTGGAGCATTGCCAGACGATAATCGTTTGAATGAAGAGTTCCGTGTGAAGTATTTTAGAGTATGGGAAAGCAAACAACAATAG